Proteins co-encoded in one Malus sylvestris chromosome 7, drMalSylv7.2, whole genome shotgun sequence genomic window:
- the LOC126629821 gene encoding metal tolerance protein 1-like: MEAQNTQHAQVIEIHQDVHDGETSYGGSKICGEAPCGLADVGSNSKDAKERSASMRKLLIAVVLCVLFMAVEVVGGIEANSLAILTDAAHLLSDVAAFAISLFALWAASWEATPRQSYGFFRIEILGALVSIQLIWLLAGILVYEAIVRMIHNTSEVNGFLMFLVAAFGLVVNIVMAILLGHDHGHGHDGHDHGGHSHGMTVSSHHDHHDHALENHSHDHDHEEHSHDDEHLHEDDHKHHHADKDLAEPLLDKPKDGQGEKKQRSINLQGAYLHVLGDSIQSIGVMIGGAIIWVKPEWKIVDLICTLIFSVIVLGTTINMMRNILDVLMESTPREIDASKLETGLLEMDEVVAVHELHIWAITVGKILLACHVKVRPEANADMVLDNVIAYIRREYNISHVTIQIER, encoded by the coding sequence ATGGAAGCACAAAATACTCAACATGCACAGGTTATTGAGATCCATCAAGATGTTCATGATGGTGAGACGAGTTATGGTGGGAGTAAGATTTGTGGGGAAGCACCATGTGGACTCGCGGATGTTGGATCCAACTCTAAAGATGCCAAAGAACGATCAGCTTCCATGCGCAAACTCTTAATAGCAGTGGTACTGTGTGTTCTGTTCATGGCTGTTGAAGTAGTTGGTGGCATTGAAGCAAATAGTTTAGCAATATTGACAGATGCAGCACATTTGCTTTCGGATGTTGCAGCATTTGCCATCTCCTTGTTCGCTCTGTGGGCGGCTAGCTGGGAAGCCACTCCCCGCCAGTCTTACGGGTTTTTTAGGATTGAAATTCTCGGTGCCCTGGTATCCATCCAACTCATATGGTTGCTTGCCGGGATATTGGTATATGAAGCCATAGTTAGAATGATACATAACACAAGCGAGGTGAATGGATTTCTAATGTTTCTCGTTGCCGCATTTGGTCTGGTGGTTAATATAGTTATGGCCATACTATTAGGTCATGATCATGGACATGGACATGATGGACATGATCACGGTGGTCATAGTCATGGAATGACTGTTTCTTCTCATCATGATCATCACGATCATGCTCTCGAGAATCACTCGCATGATCATGATCATGAGGAGCACTCACATGATGATGAGCACCTTCATGAAGACGATCATAAACACCATCATGCCGACAAAGATCTTGCTGAGCCACTGTTGGATAAGCCAAAAGATGGACAAGGAGAGAAGAAGCAACGGAGCATAAATCTACAGGGAGCTTATCTCCATGTGCTTGGAGACTCCATTCAAAGTATCGGGGTAATGATTGGAGGGGCAATCATATGGGTCAAGCCGGAGTGGAAGATAGTCGATTTAATCTGCACCCTAATCTTTTCGGTCATTGTTTTGGGGACAACTATCAATATGATGCGGAACATTCTTGATGTCCTGATGGAGAGCACTCCGAGAGAGATTGATGCATCGAAACTTGAAACGGGACTGTTGGAGATGGACGAAGTGGTAGCTGTCCACGAACTACATATATGGGCTATCACAGTGGGGAAAATCCTGCTGGCTTGCCATGTGAAAGTTAGACCAGAAGCAAATGCAGACATGGTGCTGGACAACGTAATAGCTTATATCAGAAGGGAGTATAACATAAGCCATGTCACGATACAAATCGAGCGCTAG